GCACACGCCCACCTCCCTGCACACGCCCACCCCCTGCACACGCCCACCCCTGCACACGCCCACCCCCTGCACACGCCCACCCCCTGCACACGCCCACCCCCTGCACACGCCACCCCCCTGCACATGCCCACCCCCTGCACACGCCCACCCCCTGCACACGCTCACCCCCTGCACACGCCCACCCCCTGCACACGCCCACCTCCCTGCACACGCCCACCCCCTGCACACGCCCACCCCCTGCACACGCCCACCCCCTGCACACGCCCACTCCCTGCACACGCCCACCCCCTGCACATGCCCACCCCCTGCACACGCCCACCCCCCTGCACATGCCCATCCCCTGCACACGCCCACCCCCTGCACACGCCCACCCCCTGCACACGCCCACCCCTTGCACACGCCCACCTCCCTGCACACGCCCACCTCCCTGCACACGCCCACCTCCCTGCACACGccaccccccccctgcacacGCCCACCCCCTGCACACGCCCACCCCCTGCACACGCCCACCCCCTGCACACGCCCACCTCCCTGCACACGCCCACCTCCCTGCACACGCCCACCTCCCTGCACACGCCCACCTCCCTGCACACGCCACCCCCCCTGCACACGCCCACCCCCTGCACACGCCCACCCCCGGCACACGCCCACCCCCTGCACACGCCCACCCCCGGCACACGCCCACCCCCTGCACACGCCCACCCCCGGCACACGCCCACCCCCCTGCACATATTATTTGCTGGAATTTTTTATTCACTTGAAAAGGATGGAGCTATTACCACAGCAGCTGC
The sequence above is drawn from the Procambarus clarkii isolate CNS0578487 chromosome 57, FALCON_Pclarkii_2.0, whole genome shotgun sequence genome and encodes:
- the LOC123744926 gene encoding uncharacterized protein codes for the protein MPVFICLRVSNLVIDPLHTPTPCTRPPPAHAHLPAHAHLPAHAHLPAHAHLPAHAHPLHTPTSLHTPTSLHTPTPCTRPPPCTRPPPAHAHPCTRPPPAHAHPLHTPTPCTRHPPAHAHPLHTPTPCTRSPPAHAHPLHTPTSLHTPTPCTRPPPAHAHPLHTPTPCTRPPPAHAHPLHTPTPLHMPIPCTRPPPAHAHPLHTPTPCTRPPPCTRPPPCTRPPPCTRHPPPAHAHPLHTPTPCTRPPPAHAHLPAHAHLPAHAHLPAHAHLPAHATPPAHAHPLHTPTPGTRPPPAHAHPRHTPTPCTRPPPAHAHPPAHIICWNFLFT